In Paraburkholderia bryophila, a single genomic region encodes these proteins:
- a CDS encoding 2-isopropylmalate synthase — MSDKLIIFDTTLRDGEQSPGASMTKEEKIRIAKQLERMKVDVIEAGFAASSNGDFDAIQTIAGMIKDSTICSLARANDKDIQRAADALKPADHFRIHTFIATSPLHMEKKLRMTPDQVFEQAKLAVRFARKFTDDVEFSPEDGSRSDMDFLCRVLEAVIAEGATTINIADTVGYGVPELYGQMVKTLRERIPNSHKAVFSVHCHNDLGMAVANSLAGVQIGGARQVECTINGLGERAGNTSLEEIVMAVKTRKDYFGLEVGLDTTQIVPASKLVSQITGFVVQPNKAVVGANAFAHASGIHQDGVLKARDTYEIMRAEDVGWSANKIVLGKLSGRNAFKQRLKELGIALDSEAELNTAFARFKELADRKSEIFDEDIISIVTEESAAAQEKEHYKFLSLSQHSETGEQPHAKIVFSVEGKEVTGEARGNGPVDATLNAIETEVGSGSELLLYSVNAITTGTQAQGEVTVRLSKSGRIVNGVGTDPDIVAASAKAYISALNKLYSNVDKLNPQRSE; from the coding sequence ATGTCCGACAAACTGATCATATTCGACACCACCTTGCGCGACGGCGAGCAATCGCCCGGCGCGTCGATGACGAAAGAAGAAAAAATCCGCATCGCGAAGCAGCTCGAGCGGATGAAAGTGGACGTGATCGAAGCCGGCTTCGCGGCGAGCTCGAACGGGGACTTCGACGCGATCCAAACCATCGCCGGCATGATCAAGGACAGCACGATCTGCTCGCTGGCCCGCGCGAACGACAAAGACATCCAGCGCGCGGCCGACGCGCTCAAGCCGGCCGATCATTTCCGCATCCACACGTTCATCGCCACGTCGCCGCTGCACATGGAGAAGAAGCTGCGCATGACGCCGGACCAGGTGTTCGAGCAGGCGAAGCTGGCGGTGCGTTTCGCCCGCAAATTCACCGACGACGTCGAGTTTTCGCCGGAAGACGGCAGCCGCTCGGACATGGATTTCCTGTGCCGCGTGCTCGAGGCAGTGATCGCCGAAGGCGCGACCACGATCAACATCGCGGATACGGTCGGTTACGGCGTGCCGGAGTTGTACGGTCAGATGGTGAAAACGCTGCGCGAGCGCATTCCGAACTCGCACAAGGCGGTGTTTTCGGTGCATTGCCACAACGATCTCGGCATGGCGGTGGCGAACTCGCTGGCCGGCGTGCAGATTGGCGGCGCGCGTCAGGTGGAGTGCACGATCAACGGTCTCGGCGAGCGCGCGGGCAACACGTCGCTCGAAGAAATCGTGATGGCGGTGAAGACCCGCAAGGATTATTTCGGTCTCGAGGTGGGCCTCGACACGACGCAGATCGTGCCGGCGTCGAAACTGGTGTCGCAAATTACCGGTTTCGTCGTGCAGCCGAACAAGGCGGTGGTCGGCGCGAACGCCTTCGCTCACGCCTCCGGCATTCACCAGGACGGTGTGCTGAAGGCGCGCGATACCTACGAAATCATGCGGGCCGAAGACGTGGGCTGGAGCGCGAACAAGATCGTGCTCGGCAAACTGTCGGGCCGCAATGCGTTCAAGCAGCGTCTGAAGGAATTGGGCATTGCGCTGGACAGTGAGGCGGAGCTGAACACCGCGTTCGCGCGCTTCAAGGAACTGGCCGATCGCAAGTCGGAAATCTTCGACGAAGACATCATCTCGATCGTCACCGAGGAATCGGCGGCCGCGCAGGAGAAGGAGCACTACAAGTTCCTGTCGCTGTCGCAGCATTCGGAAACCGGCGAGCAGCCGCACGCGAAGATCGTGTTCTCGGTGGAAGGCAAAGAGGTGACCGGCGAAGCACGCGGCAACGGCCCGGTCGACGCCACGCTCAATGCGATCGAAACGGAAGTGGGCAGCGGTTCGGAGCTGCTGCTGTACTCGGTGAACGCGATCACCACCGGCACGCAGGCGCAGGGCGAAGTGACCGTGCGGCTGTCGAAGAGCGGGCGTATCGTCAACGGCGTCGGCACCGATCCGGATATCGTCGCGGCCTCCGCCAAGGCGTATATCTCGGCGCTCAACAAGTTGTATTCGAACGTCGACAAGTTGAATCCGCAACGTTCGGAGTGA
- a CDS encoding SulP family inorganic anion transporter, which yields MNLRAFFSTFQRDLLAGTVVFLVALPLCLGIANASGVEPFAGLVSGIVGGLVVAVLSGSRLSVSGPAAGLVVIVIDGIAQLGSFSAFLLAVLLSGAIQFGFGMLKAGRFAAYVPSPVIKGMLAAIGVLLIVKQFPLALGLGGASGASSASSASSASSASSASSAMSAASGAQAVGAIATPFGSISLAACVITLLSLAILVGWETRAMRRFKLVRLLPAPLAVVLLGIGATLLLSVLAPSLAPPAEHRVALPSLESFAALQVALQWADFGPHFAQLVNPDIWRVAITLAIVASLETLLSLEAVEQIDPQRRAAPPDRELKAQGVGNLIAGAIGGLPITSVIVRSSANVHAGAQSRLSAIIHGVLLLISVFALTSVINLIPLACLAAILIFTGVKLAKPSLFVAIARQGFAPFAPFIVTLVGVLATDLLIGIVLGILCSVLLALVANLRGPIVLAQHGDHYLLSFRKDVSFLGKVPLKHYLQQIPDGATLIVDATRADFVDHDVRELLDTFVADAPRRGIAVEVRHQVQAQARAARGWSMRRAAAE from the coding sequence ATGAATCTACGCGCTTTCTTTTCTACGTTTCAGCGCGACCTGCTTGCGGGCACGGTCGTTTTTCTGGTGGCGCTGCCGCTCTGTCTAGGCATCGCGAACGCGTCGGGCGTCGAACCGTTCGCCGGGCTCGTTTCGGGCATCGTCGGCGGTCTGGTGGTGGCCGTGCTGAGCGGTTCGCGCCTGAGCGTAAGCGGTCCGGCAGCGGGCCTCGTCGTGATCGTCATCGACGGGATCGCGCAGCTCGGCAGCTTTTCCGCGTTCCTGCTGGCCGTGCTGCTGTCCGGCGCGATCCAGTTCGGCTTCGGCATGCTCAAGGCCGGGCGATTCGCGGCGTATGTGCCGTCACCGGTGATCAAAGGCATGCTGGCCGCGATCGGCGTGCTGCTGATCGTCAAGCAGTTCCCGCTGGCGTTGGGGCTGGGCGGGGCCTCGGGTGCTTCGTCGGCTTCGTCGGCTTCGTCGGCTTCGTCGGCTTCGTCGGCTTCGTCGGCGATGTCCGCGGCGTCCGGCGCGCAAGCCGTCGGCGCGATCGCTACGCCGTTCGGCTCGATCTCGCTCGCGGCCTGTGTCATCACGCTGTTGTCGCTGGCGATTCTGGTCGGCTGGGAAACCCGCGCCATGCGACGCTTCAAGCTCGTGCGTCTGCTGCCCGCACCGCTCGCCGTCGTGTTGCTCGGCATCGGCGCGACTTTGCTGCTCAGCGTGCTCGCGCCTTCGCTCGCACCGCCGGCCGAACACCGCGTTGCGCTGCCGTCGCTGGAATCGTTCGCGGCGTTGCAGGTTGCGCTTCAATGGGCCGACTTCGGGCCGCACTTCGCGCAACTCGTCAATCCCGACATCTGGCGCGTGGCCATCACGCTGGCGATCGTCGCGAGTCTTGAAACGCTGCTGAGCCTCGAAGCCGTCGAGCAGATCGATCCCCAGCGACGCGCCGCGCCGCCGGATCGCGAACTGAAGGCGCAAGGCGTGGGCAATCTGATCGCGGGCGCGATCGGTGGCTTGCCGATCACGTCGGTGATCGTGCGTAGTTCGGCGAACGTGCATGCGGGCGCGCAAAGCCGGCTGTCGGCGATCATTCACGGCGTGTTGCTGCTGATCAGCGTGTTTGCGCTCACCAGCGTCATCAATCTGATTCCGCTCGCCTGTCTCGCGGCGATCCTGATTTTCACGGGCGTGAAGCTCGCCAAACCGTCGTTATTCGTCGCCATTGCCCGGCAAGGTTTCGCGCCGTTCGCACCGTTTATCGTCACGCTGGTCGGCGTGCTCGCGACCGATCTGTTGATCGGCATCGTGCTCGGCATTCTGTGCAGCGTGCTGCTCGCGCTGGTTGCCAACCTGCGCGGTCCGATCGTGCTGGCGCAGCACGGCGATCACTATCTGCTGTCGTTTCGCAAGGACGTGTCGTTCCTCGGCAAGGTACCGCTCAAGCATTACCTGCAGCAGATTCCCGACGGCGCCACGTTGATCGTCGACGCGACGCGTGCCGATTTCGTCGATCATGACGTGCGCGAACTGCTCGACACCTTCGTGGCCGATGCGCCGCGCCGAGGGATCGCGGTCGAGGTGCGACATCAGGTTCAGGCGCAGGCGCGCGCGGCGCGTGGCTGGTCGATGCGGCGTGCGGCGGCGGAATAG
- the ilvC gene encoding ketol-acid reductoisomerase: MKVFYDKDADLSLIKGKQVTIIGYGSQGHAHALNLKESGVNITVGLRKGGASWSKAENAGLQVKEVAEAVKGADVVMMLLPDEQIAEVYAKEVHANAKQGAALAFAHGFNVHYGQVIPRADLDVIMIAPKAPGHTVRGTYSQGGGVPHLIAVAQDKSGAARDIALSYAAANGGGRAGIIETNFREETETDLFGEQAVLCGGTVDLIKAGFETLVEAGYAPEMAYFECLHELKLIVDLIYEGGIANMNYSISNNAEYGEYVTGPRIVTAETKKAMKAVLTDIQTGEYAKSFIIENKAGAPTLQSRRRLTAEHQIETVGAKLRSMMPWIAANKLVDQSKN, encoded by the coding sequence ATGAAAGTTTTCTACGACAAGGACGCTGACCTCTCCCTCATCAAGGGCAAGCAAGTCACCATCATCGGCTATGGCTCGCAAGGCCATGCGCACGCGCTGAACCTGAAGGAAAGCGGCGTGAACATCACGGTCGGTCTGCGTAAGGGCGGCGCATCGTGGAGCAAGGCTGAAAACGCCGGCCTGCAAGTCAAGGAAGTGGCTGAAGCCGTGAAGGGCGCGGACGTCGTCATGATGCTGCTGCCGGACGAGCAGATCGCCGAAGTCTACGCAAAAGAAGTGCACGCGAACGCCAAGCAAGGCGCGGCGCTGGCCTTCGCGCACGGCTTCAACGTGCATTACGGTCAAGTGATTCCGCGTGCCGACCTCGACGTGATCATGATCGCGCCGAAGGCTCCGGGCCACACGGTTCGCGGCACGTACTCGCAAGGTGGCGGTGTGCCGCACCTGATCGCGGTCGCACAAGACAAGTCGGGCGCAGCACGTGACATCGCGTTGTCGTACGCTGCGGCGAACGGCGGCGGCCGTGCCGGCATCATCGAAACCAACTTCCGCGAAGAAACGGAAACCGACCTGTTCGGCGAACAAGCCGTGCTGTGCGGCGGTACGGTCGACCTGATCAAGGCCGGCTTCGAAACGCTGGTGGAAGCGGGCTACGCGCCGGAAATGGCGTACTTCGAATGCCTGCACGAACTGAAGCTGATCGTCGACCTGATCTATGAAGGCGGCATCGCCAACATGAACTACTCGATCTCGAACAACGCCGAATACGGCGAGTACGTGACGGGTCCGCGCATCGTGACGGCTGAAACGAAGAAGGCGATGAAGGCCGTGCTGACCGACATTCAGACGGGCGAGTACGCGAAGAGCTTCATCATCGAAAACAAGGCCGGCGCACCGACGCTGCAATCGCGCCGCCGTCTGACGGCTGAACACCAGATCGAAACGGTCGGTGCGAAGCTGCGTTCGATGATGCCGTGGATCGCCGCCAACAAGCTGGTCGACCAGTCGAAGAACTAA
- the pssA gene encoding CDP-diacylglycerol--serine O-phosphatidyltransferase produces MAAFKPRRPRNSGPLPRPFRRNKPMVAEAAVDSRRAQRQQFLRKRGIYLLPNAFTTAALFCGFFAVVQAMNVRFEVAAIAIFVAMVLDGMDGRVARMTHTQSAFGEQFDSLSDMVSFGVAPALVMYEWILKDLGRWGWLAAFVYCSGAALRLARFNTNIGVVDKRFFQGMPSPAAAALIAGFVWLATDNRVPLKLVWLPWVAFVLTIYAGVTMVSNAPFYSGKALDVRHRVPFGVILLVVLTFVLVSSDPPLMLFGLFVLYGLSGYVFWGYQALRGRANPARSVVRDR; encoded by the coding sequence ATGGCCGCATTCAAACCGCGTCGCCCCCGCAACAGCGGACCGCTGCCGCGTCCGTTTCGCCGTAACAAGCCGATGGTGGCTGAGGCGGCGGTCGACAGCCGGCGCGCGCAACGTCAGCAGTTCCTGAGAAAACGCGGCATTTATCTGCTGCCTAACGCGTTCACCACCGCGGCGCTGTTCTGCGGCTTCTTTGCCGTCGTGCAGGCCATGAACGTGCGCTTCGAAGTCGCGGCCATCGCGATCTTCGTCGCGATGGTGCTCGACGGCATGGACGGCCGCGTCGCGCGTATGACGCATACGCAAAGCGCATTCGGCGAGCAGTTCGACAGTCTGTCGGACATGGTGTCGTTCGGCGTCGCGCCGGCGCTCGTCATGTACGAATGGATTCTGAAGGACCTTGGCCGTTGGGGCTGGCTCGCGGCGTTCGTCTACTGCTCGGGCGCGGCGCTGCGTCTGGCGCGCTTCAACACGAACATCGGCGTGGTCGACAAGCGTTTCTTCCAGGGCATGCCGAGCCCGGCGGCGGCGGCGCTGATCGCCGGTTTCGTGTGGCTCGCCACCGACAACCGCGTGCCGCTCAAGCTGGTCTGGCTGCCGTGGGTCGCCTTCGTCCTGACCATCTACGCGGGTGTGACGATGGTGTCGAACGCGCCGTTCTATAGCGGCAAGGCGCTGGACGTGCGGCATCGCGTGCCGTTCGGCGTGATTCTGCTGGTGGTGCTGACGTTCGTGCTGGTGTCGTCCGATCCGCCGCTGATGCTGTTCGGCCTGTTCGTGCTGTATGGCCTGTCGGGCTATGTGTTCTGGGGTTACCAGGCGCTGCGCGGCCGCGCCAATCCGGCGCGTTCGGTGGTGCGGGACCGGTGA
- a CDS encoding acetolactate synthase 3 catalytic subunit encodes MNMPSAEFSTSDTTPHPEADSIGATVLMKALADEDVEFIWGYPGGSVLYIYDELYKQDKFQHILVRHEQAAVHAADAYARSTGKVGVCLVTSGPGVTNAVTGIATAYMDSIPLVVISGQVPTAAIGQDAFQECDTVGITRPCVKHNFLVKDVRDLAATVKKAFFIARTGRPGPVLIDIPKDVSKTPCQYEPLKSVSLRSYNPVTKGHSGQIRKAVSLLLGAKRPYIYTGGGIILADAARELNQFADLLGYPVTNTLMGLGGYRASDKKFLGMLGMHGTYEANMAMQHCDVLIAIGARFDDRVIGDPAHFASRPRKIIHIDIDPSSISKRVKVDIPIVGDVKEVLKELIEQLQTAEHGPDTAALADWWKDIEAWRAKDCLKFDRKSDIIKPQYVVEKAWELTDGNAFVCSDVGQHQMWAAQFYRFNKPRRWINSGGLGTMGFGLPAAMGVKMAHPDDDVLCITGEGSIQMCIQELSTCKQYETPVKIISLNNRYLGMVRQWQQIEYSKRYSHSYMDALPDFVKLAEAYGHVGIRVEHTADVEPALKEALRLKDRTVFLDFQTDPTENVWPMVQAGKGITEMLMGSEDL; translated from the coding sequence ATGAATATGCCCAGCGCGGAATTCTCCACGTCGGATACGACTCCTCATCCCGAAGCTGACTCTATCGGCGCCACCGTGCTCATGAAGGCACTGGCCGACGAAGACGTCGAGTTCATCTGGGGCTATCCCGGCGGCTCGGTACTTTATATTTACGACGAGCTGTACAAGCAGGACAAGTTTCAGCACATTCTCGTGCGCCACGAGCAGGCCGCGGTCCACGCAGCCGACGCTTATGCGCGCTCCACCGGCAAGGTCGGCGTGTGCCTCGTGACGTCCGGTCCGGGCGTCACCAATGCGGTGACCGGCATCGCCACCGCCTACATGGATTCGATCCCGCTCGTCGTGATCAGCGGCCAGGTGCCGACTGCCGCGATCGGCCAGGATGCTTTCCAGGAGTGCGACACGGTCGGCATCACGCGTCCCTGCGTGAAGCACAATTTCCTCGTGAAAGATGTGCGCGACCTCGCCGCCACCGTCAAGAAAGCTTTCTTCATTGCCCGTACCGGCCGTCCCGGCCCGGTGCTGATCGATATTCCGAAAGACGTGTCGAAGACGCCGTGCCAGTACGAACCGTTGAAGAGCGTGTCGCTGCGCTCGTACAACCCGGTCACGAAGGGCCACTCGGGGCAGATTCGCAAGGCCGTGTCGTTGTTGCTGGGCGCGAAGCGTCCGTACATCTACACTGGCGGCGGCATCATCCTTGCGGACGCAGCGCGTGAATTGAACCAGTTCGCCGACCTGCTCGGCTATCCGGTCACCAACACGTTGATGGGTCTGGGCGGCTACCGCGCGAGCGACAAGAAATTCCTCGGCATGCTCGGCATGCACGGCACGTACGAAGCCAACATGGCCATGCAGCACTGCGACGTGCTGATCGCCATCGGCGCGCGTTTCGACGACCGTGTGATCGGCGATCCGGCGCACTTCGCGTCGCGTCCGCGCAAGATCATCCATATCGACATCGATCCTTCTTCCATCTCCAAGCGCGTCAAGGTCGACATTCCGATCGTCGGCGACGTGAAGGAAGTGCTGAAGGAACTGATCGAGCAGTTGCAAACGGCCGAGCATGGCCCCGACACCGCGGCGCTCGCCGACTGGTGGAAGGACATCGAAGCCTGGCGCGCCAAAGACTGCCTGAAGTTCGACCGCAAGAGCGACATCATCAAGCCGCAGTACGTGGTGGAAAAGGCGTGGGAGCTGACCGACGGCAATGCCTTCGTGTGTTCCGACGTCGGCCAGCACCAGATGTGGGCGGCCCAGTTCTATCGCTTCAACAAGCCGCGCCGCTGGATCAACTCCGGTGGTCTCGGCACGATGGGCTTCGGCCTGCCGGCGGCGATGGGCGTGAAGATGGCGCACCCGGACGACGACGTGCTCTGCATCACGGGCGAAGGCTCGATCCAGATGTGTATCCAGGAACTCTCGACCTGCAAGCAGTACGAGACTCCGGTGAAGATCATCTCGCTGAACAACCGCTATCTGGGCATGGTGCGCCAGTGGCAGCAGATCGAATACAGCAAGCGCTATTCGCATTCGTACATGGATGCGCTGCCGGATTTCGTGAAGCTCGCCGAAGCGTACGGCCACGTCGGTATCCGTGTCGAACACACGGCCGACGTCGAACCGGCGTTGAAGGAAGCGCTGCGCCTGAAAGATCGCACGGTGTTTCTCGATTTCCAGACCGATCCGACCGAAAACGTCTGGCCGATGGTCCAGGCCGGCAAGGGCATCACCGAGATGCTCATGGGTTCGGAAGATCTATAA
- the ilvN gene encoding acetolactate synthase small subunit, giving the protein MRHIISVLLENEPGALSRVVGLFSARGYNIETLTVAPTEDRSLSRMTIVSIGSDDVIEQITKHLNRLIEVVKVVDLTEGAHIERELMLIKVRAVGKEREEMKRMSDIFRGRIIDVTEKTYTIELTGASEKLDAFIEGIDSTAILETVRTGGSGIGRGERILKV; this is encoded by the coding sequence ATGAGACACATCATTTCAGTCCTGCTGGAAAACGAACCGGGCGCGTTATCACGCGTGGTGGGCTTGTTCTCGGCACGCGGCTACAACATTGAAACCTTGACGGTGGCTCCGACCGAAGACCGTTCGCTGTCGCGCATGACCATCGTCTCCATTGGCTCGGACGACGTGATCGAACAGATCACGAAGCATCTGAACCGCCTGATCGAGGTGGTGAAAGTGGTCGACCTTACCGAGGGCGCCCACATCGAGCGCGAGCTGATGTTGATCAAGGTGAGGGCGGTCGGCAAGGAACGTGAGGAAATGAAGCGGATGTCGGATATTTTCCGCGGCCGCATCATCGACGTCACCGAAAAGACCTACACGATCGAATTGACGGGCGCGAGCGAGAAGCTCGACGCCTTCATCGAAGGGATCGACTCCACGGCGATTCTCGAAACCGTCCGGACGGGTGGTTCGGGCATCGGTCGCGGCGAGCGCATTCTGAAAGTGTGA
- a CDS encoding phosphatidylserine decarboxylase, with protein MNYPHPIIAREGWPFIAIAAVVALLVHFFAGFGISWLFWLLLIFVVQFFRDPARPIPTQANAVLCPADGRIVAVETAHDPYANREALKISVFMNVFNVHSQRSPVDGAISKVEYFPGAYLNAAVDKASTENERNAVVIEMAGGQTVTSVQIAGLIARRILCYVRAGEPLTRGQRYGFIRFGSRVDVYLPVGSRPRVSIGEKVSASSTILAEL; from the coding sequence ATGAATTACCCTCATCCGATCATCGCGCGAGAAGGCTGGCCGTTCATCGCCATCGCGGCCGTCGTTGCACTACTGGTTCACTTCTTCGCGGGGTTCGGCATTTCATGGCTGTTCTGGCTGCTGCTGATCTTCGTCGTCCAGTTCTTCCGCGATCCCGCACGTCCCATTCCCACTCAGGCGAATGCGGTGCTGTGTCCGGCGGACGGCCGTATCGTCGCAGTCGAGACCGCGCATGATCCGTATGCCAATCGTGAAGCGCTGAAGATCAGCGTGTTCATGAACGTGTTCAACGTCCACTCGCAACGCTCGCCGGTGGATGGCGCGATTTCCAAGGTCGAATATTTCCCGGGCGCGTATCTGAATGCCGCCGTGGATAAAGCGTCGACGGAAAACGAACGCAATGCGGTGGTGATCGAAATGGCCGGCGGCCAGACGGTGACTTCGGTGCAGATCGCCGGTCTGATCGCGCGGCGCATTCTTTGCTACGTCCGGGCGGGTGAGCCGCTCACGCGTGGTCAACGTTATGGATTCATCCGGTTCGGTTCGCGAGTCGACGTGTATCTGCCGGTGGGCAGCCGTCCGCGTGTGTCGATCGGCGAGAAGGTTTCGGCGTCGTCCACGATCCTCGCTGAACTATAA